A window from Micromonospora profundi encodes these proteins:
- a CDS encoding nitroreductase/quinone reductase family protein encodes MPHSFNDDIIAEFRANGGRVGGWFENARLLLLTTTGARTGAPHTTPLGYLPDGGERVLVIASAGGAPRDPQWFRNLLADPQVTVEDGVFTYRARADVLTGAERDAVFARAVAADPGWGEYQDRAGRALPVVALEPLPGPPTPPPGPPGTALIAVHDAFRRELALIQQEVDRAGPHVGAQLRVNCLSLCEGLHGHHEREDAGLFAWLADQRPDLAAVLARLADEHRAVAAALDELRIVLGTPQPDREVLRREVARLTDQVRAHLAYEEEQLVPLLNAAA; translated from the coding sequence GTGCCACACAGCTTCAATGACGACATCATCGCGGAGTTCCGCGCCAACGGCGGCCGCGTCGGCGGTTGGTTCGAGAACGCCCGCCTGCTGCTGCTCACCACCACCGGGGCGCGTACCGGCGCCCCGCACACCACCCCGCTGGGCTATCTGCCCGACGGCGGGGAGCGGGTCCTGGTCATCGCGTCCGCCGGTGGGGCGCCACGTGACCCGCAGTGGTTCCGCAACCTGCTGGCCGATCCGCAGGTCACTGTGGAGGACGGGGTCTTCACCTATCGCGCCAGAGCCGACGTGCTGACCGGGGCCGAACGGGACGCCGTCTTCGCCCGGGCGGTGGCGGCCGACCCCGGTTGGGGCGAGTACCAGGACCGGGCGGGGCGCGCGCTGCCGGTGGTGGCGCTGGAGCCGCTGCCGGGTCCGCCGACCCCTCCACCAGGCCCGCCGGGTACGGCGCTGATCGCCGTGCACGACGCGTTCCGGCGGGAACTCGCGCTGATCCAGCAGGAGGTCGACAGGGCCGGGCCGCACGTCGGCGCGCAACTGCGGGTGAACTGCCTGAGCCTGTGCGAGGGACTGCACGGCCACCATGAGCGCGAGGATGCCGGCCTGTTCGCCTGGCTCGCCGACCAGCGGCCCGACCTGGCCGCCGTGCTGGCCCGGCTCGCCGACGAGCACCGGGCGGTGGCGGCGGCGCTTGACGAATTGCGCATTGTCCTGGGTACGCCACAGCCGGACCGGGAGGTGCTGCGCCGCGAGGTGGCCCGGCTCACCGACCAGGTACGGGCGCACCTGGCGTACGAGGAGGAGCAGCTCGTGCCGCTGCTGAACGCCGCCGCCTGA
- a CDS encoding lysophospholipid acyltransferase family protein: protein MNTAHSPWQPPLIWRGAQLLARAVVALVARLEVTGDVPAHLRRGPLVLAANHISPFDPVALVAACQIRGISPRVMATAGLFRAPVVGTLMRHAGHIRVDRGTSAVHRALDAATTAVAAGSVILIYPEGRIGLDPGMWPERGKTGAARLALDCGAPVIPVAQWGAHEVLPYRAPRGMLRGLARLIRRRPVIRVHFGEPVDLGEVNASDPGAARRATDRIIDALTDALAPLRPDEPDTPRYVDPGRPSDTSRVHRRRPG, encoded by the coding sequence ATGAACACCGCACACTCCCCCTGGCAGCCGCCGTTGATCTGGCGCGGCGCCCAGCTGCTGGCCCGGGCCGTGGTCGCCCTGGTGGCCCGCCTGGAGGTCACCGGCGACGTCCCGGCGCACCTGCGTCGAGGGCCGCTGGTGCTGGCCGCCAACCACATCAGCCCCTTCGACCCGGTGGCGCTGGTCGCCGCCTGCCAGATCCGCGGCATCTCCCCCCGCGTCATGGCCACCGCCGGCCTGTTCCGCGCCCCTGTGGTCGGCACCCTCATGCGCCACGCCGGCCACATCAGGGTCGACCGGGGCACCAGCGCCGTGCACCGGGCACTCGACGCCGCCACCACAGCCGTCGCCGCCGGATCGGTGATCCTCATCTACCCGGAGGGGCGCATCGGCCTGGACCCGGGCATGTGGCCCGAACGGGGCAAGACCGGCGCCGCCCGCCTCGCCCTGGACTGCGGCGCACCTGTCATCCCTGTCGCCCAGTGGGGCGCCCACGAGGTGCTGCCCTACCGGGCTCCCCGGGGGATGCTGCGCGGCCTGGCCCGCCTGATACGGCGCCGCCCGGTGATCCGCGTGCACTTCGGCGAACCCGTCGACCTGGGCGAGGTCAACGCCTCCGACCCCGGAGCAGCCCGCCGGGCCACCGACCGGATCATCGACGCGCTCACCGATGCCCTCGCCCCGCTGCGCCCCGACGAGCCCGACACGCCCCGGTACGTGGACCCGGGGCGCCCGAGCGACACCAGCCGCGTACACCGCCGACGGCCGGGCTGA
- a CDS encoding cytochrome ubiquinol oxidase subunit I produces MDALDVARWQFGVTTVYHFLFVPLTIGLSVLVAILQTMWHRTGNERYLKLTKFYGKLFLINFAMGVVTGIVQEFQFGMNWSDYSRFVGDIFGAPLAIEALVAFFLESTFIGLWIFGWDRLPKRLHLASIWAAAIGTNLSAYFILAANSFMQNPVGFRLNPETGRAELTDFVAVLTNKVALITFPHTLAGSFLVAGSLVVAVGLYHVIRNRDSADTGAYRFATKFGSWVVLVSSAVVVITGDIQGKIMTQVQPMKMAAAEGLYTTESPASFSVLTIGSLDGSREVFALKIPYLLSYLGTGDPNGTVHGINDLQAQYTAQYGAGSYTPIIPITYWSFRFMIAFGLAAAAIALVVLWSQRKGRTPSSKWLLRAGLAMPVLPLLANSFGWIFTEMGRQPWIVFGEMLTRDGVSRSVSLGEVLTSFTAFTLIYATLAVIEVKLLLRYAKAGVPDVSEQPPIDDTHDDAERPLAFAY; encoded by the coding sequence GTGGACGCGTTGGACGTCGCCCGGTGGCAGTTCGGTGTCACCACCGTCTACCACTTTCTCTTCGTGCCGCTGACCATCGGGTTGTCAGTGCTGGTAGCGATCCTCCAGACGATGTGGCACCGCACCGGCAACGAGCGCTACCTCAAGCTCACCAAGTTCTACGGCAAGCTGTTCCTGATCAACTTTGCGATGGGTGTGGTCACCGGCATCGTGCAGGAGTTCCAGTTCGGCATGAACTGGAGCGACTACTCCCGCTTCGTCGGCGACATCTTCGGCGCGCCCCTGGCCATCGAGGCGCTCGTCGCCTTCTTCCTCGAATCCACGTTCATCGGCTTGTGGATCTTCGGCTGGGACCGGCTGCCCAAGCGCCTGCACCTGGCAAGCATCTGGGCCGCCGCGATCGGCACCAACCTCAGCGCGTACTTCATTCTCGCGGCGAACTCGTTCATGCAGAACCCGGTCGGCTTCCGACTCAACCCGGAGACCGGCCGCGCCGAACTGACCGACTTCGTGGCGGTGCTGACGAACAAGGTCGCACTGATCACCTTCCCGCACACGCTTGCCGGCTCGTTCCTTGTCGCCGGCTCGCTTGTCGTGGCCGTCGGCCTGTACCACGTGATCCGCAACCGGGACTCCGCCGACACCGGCGCGTACCGCTTCGCCACGAAGTTCGGCTCCTGGGTGGTCCTGGTGTCCTCCGCCGTCGTCGTGATCACCGGCGACATCCAGGGCAAGATCATGACTCAGGTGCAGCCGATGAAGATGGCCGCCGCCGAGGGCCTCTACACCACCGAGAGCCCCGCCTCGTTCTCCGTGCTCACGATCGGCAGCCTCGACGGCAGCCGCGAGGTGTTCGCCCTCAAGATCCCGTACCTGCTGTCGTACCTGGGCACCGGCGACCCGAACGGCACCGTGCACGGCATCAACGACCTCCAGGCCCAGTACACGGCCCAGTACGGCGCCGGCAGCTACACCCCGATCATCCCGATCACCTACTGGAGCTTCCGCTTCATGATCGCCTTCGGGTTGGCCGCCGCCGCCATCGCACTCGTCGTGCTCTGGAGCCAGCGCAAGGGCCGTACGCCCAGCAGCAAGTGGCTGCTGCGCGCCGGGCTTGCCATGCCGGTGCTGCCGCTGCTCGCCAACTCCTTCGGCTGGATCTTCACCGAGATGGGCCGCCAGCCGTGGATCGTCTTCGGCGAGATGCTCACCCGCGACGGAGTGTCCCGCAGCGTCTCGCTGGGCGAGGTGTTGACCTCGTTCACCGCCTTCACGCTGATCTACGCCACCCTCGCCGTGATCGAGGTCAAGCTGCTGCTGCGCTACGCCAAGGCCGGCGTGCCCGACGTCAGCGAACAGCCCCCCATCGACGACACCCACGACGACGCCGAGCGTCCGCTCGCCTTCGCCTACTGA
- the cydB gene encoding cytochrome d ubiquinol oxidase subunit II: MDLTTIWFLLVAVLFTGYFILEGFDFGVGMLLPVLGRNDRERRVMINTIGPVWDGNEVWLITAGGAMFAAFPEWYATLFSGFYLPLLLILLALIARGVAFEYRHKRPEASWKRRWDTAIFVGSLLPAILWGVAFANILRGVPLDADHEYVGGLFNLLNPYALLGGATTLALFLTHGAVFIALKTTGDIRERAGALAVRLGVGTAVLAVGFLTWTLSIRSSPAAVVLAVGAAVALLGGLAAAKVRREGWAFTGTAVAIGLAVATLFAALFPNVMPSTLDVAGTLTTTNAASTPYTLKIMTWVAVIFTPIVLAYQGWTYWVFRKRIGVGNIPQH; this comes from the coding sequence GTGGACCTCACCACCATCTGGTTTCTCCTCGTCGCCGTGCTGTTCACCGGCTATTTCATCCTGGAGGGCTTCGACTTCGGCGTCGGCATGCTGCTGCCGGTGCTCGGCCGCAACGACCGCGAACGCCGCGTCATGATCAACACGATCGGGCCGGTCTGGGACGGCAACGAGGTGTGGCTGATCACCGCAGGCGGCGCCATGTTCGCCGCCTTCCCGGAGTGGTACGCCACCCTCTTCTCCGGCTTCTACCTGCCGCTGCTGCTGATCCTGCTGGCCCTCATCGCCCGGGGCGTGGCCTTCGAATACCGGCACAAGCGCCCCGAGGCGTCCTGGAAGCGCCGCTGGGACACCGCCATCTTCGTCGGCTCACTGCTGCCGGCGATCCTGTGGGGCGTCGCGTTCGCCAACATCCTGCGCGGCGTGCCGCTGGACGCCGACCACGAGTACGTCGGCGGCCTGTTCAACCTGCTCAACCCGTACGCCCTACTCGGTGGCGCGACCACCCTCGCGTTGTTCCTCACCCACGGCGCGGTGTTCATCGCCCTGAAGACCACGGGCGACATCCGAGAGCGCGCTGGCGCCCTCGCCGTGCGCCTGGGCGTCGGCACCGCAGTGCTCGCGGTGGGCTTCCTGACCTGGACGCTCAGCATCCGCTCCAGCCCCGCCGCCGTCGTGCTCGCCGTCGGCGCGGCCGTCGCCCTGCTCGGTGGTCTCGCCGCCGCCAAGGTACGCCGGGAGGGCTGGGCGTTCACCGGCACCGCCGTGGCGATCGGCCTGGCGGTGGCCACCCTGTTCGCCGCGCTGTTCCCGAACGTCATGCCGTCCACGTTGGACGTGGCGGGCACCCTGACCACCACCAACGCGGCCTCCACCCCGTACACCCTGAAGATCATGACCTGGGTGGCGGTGATCTTCACCCCGATCGTGCTGGCCTACCAGGGCTGGACGTACTGGGTGTTCCGCAAGCGCATCGGCGTGGGCAACATCCCGCAGCACTGA